A genomic window from Helicobacter pylori includes:
- the yajC gene encoding preprotein translocase subunit YajC, protein MGQTKDIITTFLPLVVLLLIFYFLIIRPQRQQQKKHREMIEGLTKGDKIVTQGGLIVEVLKAEATFFSVKLNDDTTAKLSKNYIAFKLDEEVAPNNN, encoded by the coding sequence ATGGGACAAACCAAGGACATTATAACGACTTTTTTACCCCTAGTGGTGCTATTGCTTATTTTTTATTTTTTGATTATCCGTCCGCAACGCCAGCAACAAAAAAAGCACAGAGAAATGATAGAGGGCTTGACTAAAGGCGATAAGATCGTTACTCAAGGAGGGCTGATTGTTGAGGTGCTTAAAGCGGAAGCGACTTTTTTTAGCGTGAAACTCAATGATGACACTACGGCTAAACTTTCTAAAAACTATATAGCCTTCAAATTAGACGAAGAAGTAGCGCCAAACAACAACTAA
- the secD gene encoding protein translocase subunit SecD — protein sequence MKLFNARLIVFIFALLLGVGFSVPSLLETKGPKITLGLDLRGGLNMLLGVQTDEALKNKYLSLASALEYNAKKQNILLKDIKSSLEGVSFELLDEDEAKKLDALLVELQDHSQFEIKKEAEFYSVKLTPLEQEELRKNTILQVIGIIRNRLDQFGLAEPIVIQQGREEISVQLPGIKTLEEERRAKDLISRSAHLQMMAVDEEHNKDAMKMTDLEAQKLGSVLLSDVEMGGKILLKAIPILDGEMLTDAKVVYDQNNQPVVSFTLDAQGAKIFGDFSGANVGKRMAIVLDNKVYSAPVIRERIGGGSGQISGNFSVAQASDLAIALRSGAMSAPIQVLEKRIIGPSLGKDSIKTSIIALIGGFILVMGFMVLYYSMAGVIACMALVVNLFLIVAVMAIFGATLTLPGMAGIVLTVGIAVDANIIINERIREVLREGEGIAKAIHLGYINASRAIFDSNITSLIASVLLYAYGTGAIKGFALTTGIGILASIITAIIGTQGIYQALLPKLTQTKSLYFWFGVKNKRA from the coding sequence ATGAAACTTTTTAACGCTCGTTTAATCGTTTTTATTTTCGCGCTTCTTTTAGGCGTAGGGTTTTCTGTGCCTTCTTTGCTAGAAACTAAAGGCCCTAAAATCACTTTAGGTTTGGATTTAAGGGGGGGGTTAAACATGCTTTTAGGGGTGCAAACCGATGAGGCTTTAAAAAACAAGTATTTAAGCCTAGCGTCTGCATTAGAATACAACGCTAAAAAGCAAAACATCTTGCTTAAAGACATTAAATCTAGTTTAGAAGGGGTTAGCTTTGAGCTTTTAGATGAAGATGAAGCGAAAAAGTTAGACGCGCTTTTAGTGGAGTTGCAAGACCATAGCCAGTTTGAAATCAAAAAAGAAGCGGAGTTTTATAGCGTGAAGCTCACCCCTTTAGAGCAAGAAGAATTGCGTAAAAACACGATTTTGCAAGTCATAGGGATCATTCGTAACCGCTTGGATCAATTTGGTTTGGCAGAGCCTATAGTTATCCAACAAGGCCGAGAAGAAATTTCAGTGCAATTGCCCGGCATTAAGACCTTAGAAGAAGAACGGCGCGCTAAAGATTTGATTTCAAGATCCGCTCATTTGCAAATGATGGCAGTGGATGAAGAGCACAATAAAGATGCGATGAAAATGACGGATTTAGAGGCTCAAAAATTGGGCAGTGTGTTATTGTCTGATGTGGAAATGGGGGGTAAGATCTTGCTCAAAGCGATCCCTATTTTAGATGGCGAAATGCTTACGGACGCTAAAGTGGTGTATGATCAAAACAACCAGCCGGTGGTGAGCTTTACTTTGGACGCCCAAGGGGCTAAGATTTTTGGGGATTTTTCAGGCGCGAATGTGGGCAAACGCATGGCGATCGTTTTGGACAATAAGGTCTATTCAGCCCCCGTGATCAGAGAACGCATTGGTGGGGGGAGCGGGCAAATTAGCGGGAATTTTAGCGTGGCTCAAGCGAGCGATTTAGCGATCGCTTTAAGGAGTGGGGCGATGAGCGCGCCCATTCAGGTTTTAGAAAAAAGGATTATAGGCCCGAGTTTAGGGAAAGACAGCATTAAAACTTCCATTATCGCTCTCATAGGGGGTTTTATTTTAGTGATGGGCTTTATGGTGTTGTATTACTCTATGGCTGGGGTGATCGCTTGTATGGCGTTAGTGGTGAATCTTTTTTTGATCGTGGCGGTGATGGCGATTTTTGGAGCGACGCTGACTTTACCGGGAATGGCAGGGATTGTTTTAACCGTGGGGATTGCCGTGGATGCTAATATCATTATTAATGAGCGCATTAGAGAAGTGTTAAGAGAGGGCGAGGGCATCGCTAAAGCGATCCATTTAGGCTATATCAATGCGAGTAGAGCGATTTTTGATTCCAATATCACCTCCTTGATCGCTTCGGTGTTACTATACGCTTATGGCACAGGAGCGATTAAAGGCTTTGCACTCACTACAGGCATTGGGATTTTAGCCTCTATTATCACCGCTATTATAGGCACGCAAGGGATTTATCAAGCCCTTTTGCCTAAATTGACCCAAACAAAAAGCCTTTATTTTTGGTTTGGCGTGAAAAATAAAAGGGCTTAG
- the rpsB gene encoding 30S ribosomal protein S2 has translation MVTMKDLLECGVHFGHQTRRWNPKTKKFIFGVRKNIHIIDLQKTLRYFRYTYNIVRDASAQGKSIMFVGTKKQANETLKEFAESIQVPYVNYRWLGGMLTNFSTIRKSVRKLEIIEEMENSGQIDLLTKKEKLMILRKKEKLDKYLGGVRHMKKIPDMIFVIDVAKEKIAVAEARKLHIPIVAPLDTNCDPDLVDYPIPGNDDAIRSIRLFCKEMSEAILEGRELMQEEIVHADENSEEIEFVSNEEKEEMLAEIQKEITQGAE, from the coding sequence ATGGTAACCATGAAAGATTTATTAGAATGCGGTGTGCATTTTGGACACCAAACAAGGCGTTGGAACCCTAAAACCAAAAAATTCATTTTTGGCGTTAGGAAAAATATCCATATTATTGATTTGCAAAAAACCTTGCGCTATTTTAGATACACTTATAACATCGTGCGCGATGCGAGCGCTCAAGGCAAAAGCATCATGTTTGTAGGCACTAAAAAACAAGCCAATGAGACTTTGAAAGAATTTGCTGAAAGCATTCAAGTCCCTTATGTCAATTACCGCTGGCTTGGTGGCATGCTAACGAATTTTAGCACCATTAGAAAGTCCGTAAGAAAATTAGAAATCATTGAAGAAATGGAAAACAGCGGTCAAATTGACTTATTGACTAAAAAAGAAAAGCTCATGATTTTAAGGAAAAAAGAAAAGCTAGACAAGTATCTTGGTGGGGTGCGCCACATGAAAAAAATCCCTGATATGATTTTTGTGATTGATGTGGCTAAAGAAAAAATCGCCGTTGCAGAAGCGAGAAAGCTCCATATCCCTATCGTGGCCCCCTTAGACACTAACTGCGACCCTGATTTAGTGGATTACCCCATTCCTGGAAATGATGATGCGATCCGCTCCATCAGATTGTTCTGTAAAGAAATGAGCGAGGCGATTTTAGAGGGGCGAGAACTCATGCAAGAAGAAATCGTCCATGCAGATGAAAATAGCGAAGAAATAGAGTTCGTGAGCAATGAAGAAAAAGAAGAAATGCTCGCTGAAATCCAAAAAGAAATCACTCAAGGAGCCGAATAA
- a CDS encoding DUF6394 family protein, whose amino-acid sequence MDWGRVIHVLFSLISLTTIAGFLYEPNTVVLFVALALNLISVTLKIGVCKRFASELLASSLATVLHLIPAFVFLQILNNLVTAYMLMIGALISNAFSLIFLLIESVVTSETD is encoded by the coding sequence ATGGATTGGGGTCGGGTCATTCATGTGCTATTCAGTCTTATTTCTTTAACCACCATTGCGGGGTTTTTGTATGAGCCTAACACGGTAGTGTTGTTTGTAGCGCTCGCTTTAAACCTGATTTCTGTTACGCTTAAAATTGGGGTGTGCAAGCGTTTCGCTTCAGAATTATTGGCTAGCTCTCTAGCCACCGTGTTGCACCTCATACCGGCATTTGTGTTTTTACAGATTTTGAATAATTTGGTTACAGCTTACATGCTGATGATTGGGGCGTTGATTAGCAACGCTTTTAGTTTGATCTTTTTATTGATTGAAAGCGTTGTAACGAGCGAAACAGACTAG
- the secF gene encoding protein translocase subunit SecF, with the protein MELFKQTRILSFMRYSNYGVILSAILVLLALGLLFFKGFSLGIDFAGGSLVQVRYAQNAPIKEVRALFEKENRFKGVQVSEFGSKEEILIKFPFVETAQNEDLNAIVANILKPSGDFEIRKFDTVGPRVGSELKEKGILSLILALMAIMIYVSFRYEWRFALASVIALVHDVILVASSVILFKIDMNLEVIAALLTLIGYSINDTIIIFDRIREEMLSQKTKNAIQAIDEAISSTLTRTLLTSLTVFFVVLILCVFGSKIIIGFSLPMLIGTIVGTYSSIFIAPKVALLLGFDMDKYYENEARKVKKAQEKEKMRRLYEGGQV; encoded by the coding sequence ATGGAATTATTCAAGCAAACGAGAATCTTAAGCTTCATGCGTTATTCCAATTATGGGGTGATTCTTTCAGCGATTTTAGTGCTTTTGGCGTTAGGGCTTTTGTTTTTTAAGGGGTTTTCTTTAGGGATTGATTTTGCCGGGGGGAGTTTGGTGCAGGTGCGTTATGCACAAAACGCTCCCATTAAAGAAGTGCGCGCTCTTTTTGAAAAAGAAAATCGTTTTAAGGGCGTTCAAGTGAGCGAGTTTGGCTCTAAAGAAGAGATTTTAATCAAATTCCCTTTTGTAGAAACAGCCCAAAATGAAGATTTGAACGCTATCGTGGCTAACATTCTAAAACCCAGTGGCGATTTTGAAATCCGTAAATTTGACACCGTAGGCCCTAGAGTGGGGAGCGAGTTGAAAGAAAAGGGCATTTTGTCGCTGATTTTAGCCTTAATGGCGATCATGATTTATGTGAGTTTCCGCTATGAATGGCGTTTCGCTTTGGCGAGCGTTATCGCGCTTGTGCATGATGTGATTTTAGTGGCAAGCTCAGTAATCCTTTTTAAAATTGATATGAATTTAGAAGTGATTGCGGCTTTACTCACTTTGATTGGGTATTCTATTAACGATACGATCATTATCTTTGACAGGATTAGAGAAGAAATGTTGTCTCAAAAAACTAAAAACGCCATTCAAGCCATTGATGAAGCCATTTCTAGCACGCTCACGCGCACGCTTTTAACTTCTTTAACCGTGTTTTTTGTGGTGTTGATTTTATGCGTGTTTGGGAGTAAGATCATCATTGGTTTTTCATTGCCCATGCTAATAGGCACGATCGTAGGGACTTATAGCTCTATTTTCATTGCCCCTAAGGTGGCGTTGTTGTTAGGCTTTGATATGGATAAATATTATGAGAATGAGGCTAGAAAAGTCAAAAAAGCTCAAGAGAAAGAAAAAATGCGCCGTTTGTATGAGGGCGGTCAAGTTTAA
- the nhaA gene encoding sodium/proton antiporter NhaA: MNFKKTENALSLTLKNFIKSESFGGIFLFLNAVLAMVVANSFLKESYFALWHTPFGFQIGDFFIGFSLHNWIDDVLMALFFLMIGLEIKRELLFGELSSFKKASFPVIAALGGMIAPGLIYFFLNADTPSQHGFGIPMATDIAFALGVIMLLGKRVPTALKVFLITLAVADDLGAIVVIALFYTTNLKFAWLLGALGVVLVLALLNRLNARSLVPYLLLGVLLWFCVHQSGIHATIAAVVLAFMIPVKIPKDSKNVELLELGKRYAETNSEVLLTKEQQEILHSIGEKANALQSPLERLEHFLAPVSGYFIMPLFAFANAGVSVDSSINLEVDKVLLGVILGLCLGKPLGIFLITFIGEKFKITARPKGISWWHILGAGLLAGIGFTMSMFISNLAFTSEHKDAIEVAKIAILLGSLISGIIGALYLFLLDQKAALKK, from the coding sequence ATGAACTTCAAAAAAACAGAAAACGCGCTCAGTTTGACGCTTAAAAACTTTATTAAAAGCGAGTCTTTTGGGGGGATTTTCCTTTTTTTAAACGCTGTTTTAGCGATGGTGGTGGCTAATTCGTTTTTAAAAGAAAGTTATTTTGCTCTGTGGCACACCCCTTTTGGGTTTCAAATAGGGGATTTTTTTATCGGCTTTAGTTTACATAATTGGATTGATGATGTTTTAATGGCGTTATTCTTTTTAATGATAGGCTTAGAGATTAAGCGAGAGTTGTTGTTTGGGGAATTATCCAGCTTTAAAAAAGCTTCTTTTCCTGTGATTGCAGCTCTTGGGGGCATGATAGCTCCAGGGTTGATTTATTTTTTCCTTAACGCTGATACGCCCTCTCAACATGGTTTTGGGATCCCTATGGCGACGGATATTGCATTCGCTTTAGGCGTGATCATGCTTTTAGGCAAGAGGGTGCCTACCGCTCTAAAGGTTTTTTTAATCACTCTAGCGGTGGCTGATGACTTGGGGGCTATTGTAGTGATTGCGCTTTTTTATACCACGAATTTAAAATTCGCATGGCTTTTAGGGGCTTTAGGGGTGGTTCTTGTTTTAGCTCTATTGAACCGCTTGAATGCCCGATCGCTTGTTCCTTACTTGCTTTTAGGGGTGTTGCTTTGGTTTTGCGTGCATCAAAGCGGTATCCATGCGACGATTGCTGCGGTGGTTCTAGCCTTTATGATACCGGTGAAAATCCCTAAAGATTCTAAAAATGTAGAGCTTTTAGAATTGGGCAAACGATACGCAGAAACAAATTCAGAAGTCCTTTTAACCAAAGAGCAGCAAGAAATCTTACACTCCATTGGAGAAAAAGCAAACGCCTTGCAAAGCCCCTTAGAAAGATTGGAGCATTTTTTAGCGCCCGTTAGCGGGTATTTCATCATGCCCTTATTTGCGTTTGCAAATGCAGGGGTGAGCGTTGATTCTAGCATTAATTTAGAAGTGGATAAGGTGCTTTTAGGGGTCATTTTGGGGCTTTGTTTGGGCAAGCCTTTAGGGATTTTCTTAATCACTTTTATAGGCGAAAAATTTAAAATCACCGCGCGCCCTAAAGGCATCAGTTGGTGGCATATTTTAGGGGCAGGGCTTTTAGCTGGGATTGGCTTTACCATGTCTATGTTTATTTCTAATTTGGCTTTCACTAGCGAGCATAAAGATGCTATAGAAGTGGCAAAAATTGCGATTTTATTGGGATCTTTGATTTCTGGGATCATAGGGGCTTTGTATTTATTTTTACTAGACCAAAAAGCGGCTTTAAAGAAATAG
- a CDS encoding RecB-like helicase, with protein MDTKRQCMALKASAGSGKTFALSVRFLALLFKGANPSEILTLTFTKKATAEMKERILDYLKFLQKENSENEKEKSQNILKELEEKYNLNPSLVQDNAKKIYQRFLNAEVRISTIDAFFQSILRKFCWFVGLSANFEVNEDTEAYQQQLNESFLSALNSKQLEELSVFITQCLSYDSYTSDSVLGQLHFLKNKLYLFDFNQQELAFDEEAFLKKLRDLNHRIQNIETASDTAKKAIKCESFKEFLNSALTWLEKKSEYQYFKKFKDKIPTLESECEEIESDLKRYYDAKEAVIFKKFPKFIQLYDKATSKIQALDFSAIKDKVYALLDNQENSYKNGYEKMPAEFFYFRLDSRIAHILIDEFQDTSLNDYKILAPFIDEIKAGIGQAKWQRSVFFVGDVKQSIYRFRGSFSSLFESVSKDFYHDNLEFNHRSAPLIIHYVNTIFKKAYQSYPTAYLEQKYPKTSNNKHATEGYVKISLVPNERELLLDQVLQEAKNLLKNHIDPKDITILCTTNKDALEIKRHLQERLSEICPSTESSAKLSQFVESKIIKNALEHALAEEPYKPFYKHSVLKLAGYLHDDTIALPSFNPKKESVANFVWRVMEQFELYEECAQSCLELAVGCEDANEFLEKLEAKEIASFNAKGAQIMTIHKSKGMQFPYVIVCERLGRPNSSPTSKFLEEYHGTELTRLYYRMKNRKAVDKDYARALEKEEAAKDHEEINMYYVAFTRAELGLIVVAKDKNQKKDKKENKDKGMRETLDLAPLEAGKIAPVTSSKKEPLIASALIRSNAYGEQVQEIEEEPDIDYEKNNDQEAINFGIALHKGLEYQYAYHIPKESVLEYLNYHYGFYGLDNQALEESLELFKNDKEIQTLFKNNALKGEVAFLFQGVVSRIDVLLWDRGQNVHVLDYKSSQNYQQSHKAQVSHYAEFLQTQAPHFKVQVGIIYAHKRLLEKLWV; from the coding sequence ATGGATACAAAAAGACAATGCATGGCGTTAAAAGCTTCAGCAGGAAGCGGGAAGACTTTCGCTTTGAGCGTGCGGTTTTTAGCCCTATTGTTTAAGGGGGCTAATCCTAGCGAGATTTTAACGCTCACTTTCACTAAAAAAGCCACCGCTGAAATGAAAGAGCGCATTTTAGATTATTTGAAATTTTTGCAAAAAGAAAACTCTGAAAATGAAAAAGAAAAATCCCAAAATATCCTCAAAGAATTAGAAGAAAAATATAATTTAAACCCTAGTTTAGTGCAAGACAACGCCAAAAAAATCTACCAACGCTTTTTAAACGCCGAAGTTAGAATCAGCACCATTGATGCGTTTTTCCAAAGCATTTTAAGGAAATTTTGCTGGTTTGTGGGGTTGAGCGCGAATTTTGAAGTCAATGAAGATACAGAAGCGTACCAACAACAGCTTAATGAGAGTTTTTTGAGCGCTTTAAATAGCAAGCAGCTTGAGGAATTGAGCGTTTTTATCACTCAATGCTTGAGTTATGATAGTTACACAAGCGATTCTGTTTTGGGGCAGTTGCATTTTTTAAAAAACAAGCTTTATTTGTTTGATTTCAATCAGCAAGAACTTGCGTTTGATGAAGAGGCTTTTTTAAAAAAATTAAGGGATTTAAACCATCGAATCCAAAACATAGAAACAGCGTCAGATACAGCTAAAAAAGCCATTAAATGCGAGAGTTTTAAAGAGTTTTTAAACAGCGCTTTAACCTGGCTTGAAAAAAAGAGCGAGTATCAATATTTCAAAAAATTCAAAGATAAAATCCCCACTTTAGAGAGCGAATGCGAAGAAATTGAAAGCGATCTCAAACGCTATTATGACGCCAAAGAAGCCGTAATATTTAAAAAATTCCCTAAATTCATCCAGCTCTATGATAAAGCCACTTCTAAAATCCAAGCCCTAGATTTTAGCGCGATTAAAGATAAGGTTTATGCGTTGTTGGATAATCAGGAAAACAGCTATAAAAATGGTTATGAAAAAATGCCGGCGGAGTTTTTTTATTTCAGGTTGGACAGCAGGATCGCGCACATTTTGATTGATGAATTTCAAGACACAAGCTTGAATGATTATAAGATTTTAGCCCCTTTCATTGATGAGATTAAAGCCGGGATAGGGCAGGCTAAATGGCAAAGGAGCGTGTTTTTTGTGGGCGATGTCAAGCAAAGCATTTATCGCTTTAGAGGGAGTTTTAGTTCCTTGTTTGAAAGCGTTTCTAAGGATTTTTACCACGATAATTTGGAATTCAACCACCGCAGTGCGCCTTTAATCATCCATTATGTGAACACCATCTTTAAAAAGGCTTATCAAAGTTATCCCACCGCTTATTTGGAGCAAAAATACCCTAAAACTTCCAACAATAAACATGCCACAGAGGGCTATGTTAAAATCTCGTTAGTGCCTAATGAAAGGGAGTTGTTATTAGATCAAGTCTTGCAAGAAGCTAAAAACCTTTTAAAAAATCATATTGATCCTAAAGACATTACCATTTTATGCACCACCAATAAGGACGCTTTAGAGATTAAACGCCATTTGCAAGAGCGTTTAAGCGAAATTTGCCCCAGCACGGAATCTAGCGCGAAATTGTCTCAATTTGTAGAATCTAAAATCATTAAAAACGCCCTAGAACACGCTTTAGCTGAAGAACCCTATAAGCCTTTTTACAAACACAGCGTTTTAAAACTCGCTGGATATTTGCATGATGACACAATCGCGCTCCCTAGTTTTAACCCCAAAAAAGAGAGCGTGGCAAACTTTGTGTGGAGGGTGATGGAGCAATTTGAGCTTTATGAAGAGTGCGCGCAAAGTTGTTTGGAATTAGCGGTTGGGTGCGAAGATGCAAATGAATTTTTAGAAAAATTAGAGGCTAAAGAGATCGCTTCTTTCAATGCAAAAGGCGCACAGATTATGACCATTCATAAATCTAAAGGCATGCAATTCCCTTATGTGATCGTGTGCGAACGCTTGGGTAGGCCTAACTCAAGCCCCACAAGCAAATTTCTTGAAGAATATCATGGCACAGAACTTACGCGCCTTTATTATAGAATGAAAAATCGTAAGGCCGTGGATAAAGATTACGCTAGGGCTTTAGAAAAAGAAGAAGCGGCTAAAGATCATGAAGAAATCAATATGTATTATGTCGCATTCACTAGAGCTGAGTTAGGATTGATTGTCGTGGCTAAAGACAAAAACCAAAAAAAAGACAAAAAAGAAAACAAAGATAAGGGAATGCGTGAAACATTGGATCTTGCACCTTTAGAAGCGGGAAAAATCGCACCGGTTACTTCTTCTAAAAAAGAGCCTTTAATCGCAAGCGCTCTCATCAGGTCTAATGCCTATGGCGAGCAAGTCCAAGAGATAGAAGAAGAGCCGGATATTGATTATGAGAAAAATAACGACCAAGAAGCGATCAATTTTGGTATCGCCTTGCACAAGGGATTAGAATACCAATACGCTTATCATATTCCTAAAGAAAGCGTTTTAGAATATTTGAACTACCATTATGGTTTTTATGGTTTGGATAATCAAGCGCTAGAAGAGAGTTTGGAGCTTTTTAAAAACGATAAGGAAATCCAAACGCTTTTTAAAAACAACGCCCTAAAAGGCGAAGTGGCGTTTTTATTCCAAGGGGTTGTGTCTAGGATAGATGTTTTGTTGTGGGATAGGGGGCAAAATGTGCATGTGTTAGATTATAAAAGCTCTCAAAATTACCAACAAAGCCACAAAGCGCAAGTGTCTCATTACGCCGAGTTTTTGCAAACTCAAGCCCCCCATTTTAAGGTACAAGTGGGCATTATTTACGCTCATAAAAGACTGCTTGAAAAATTATGGGTTTGA
- the tsf gene encoding translation elongation factor Ts: MSEISAQLVKKLRDLTDAGMMDCKKALVEVAGDLQKAIDFLREKGLSKAAKKADRIASEGVVALEVAPDFKSAVMVEINSETDFVAKNEGFKELVKKTLETIKAHNTHTTEELLKSPLDNKPFEEYLHSQIAVIGENILVRKIANSKAPSSHIINGYAHSNARVGVLITMKYNNEENAPKVVELARNIAMHAAAMKPQVLDCKDFSLDFVKKETLALIAEIEKDNEEAKRLGKPLKNIPAFGSRIELSDEVLAHQKKAFEDELKEQGKPEKIWDKIVPGKMERFIADNTLIDQRLTLLGQFYVMDDKKTIAQVIADYSKELNDALEITEYARFELGEGIEKKAENFAEEVALQMK; encoded by the coding sequence ATGTCAGAAATTAGCGCTCAATTAGTCAAAAAACTAAGAGACTTAACCGATGCGGGCATGATGGATTGCAAAAAAGCCCTTGTGGAAGTGGCTGGGGATTTGCAAAAGGCTATTGATTTCTTGCGCGAAAAGGGCTTGAGCAAAGCCGCTAAAAAAGCCGATAGGATCGCTTCTGAGGGCGTGGTCGCTTTGGAAGTTGCACCTGATTTTAAAAGCGCGGTCATGGTAGAAATCAATAGTGAAACGGATTTTGTGGCTAAAAATGAGGGCTTTAAGGAATTGGTTAAAAAAACTTTAGAAACGATCAAAGCCCACAACACACACACCACAGAAGAATTGCTTAAAAGCCCGTTAGACAACAAGCCTTTTGAAGAATATTTGCACTCTCAAATCGCTGTGATTGGTGAAAACATTTTAGTGAGGAAAATCGCTAACTCTAAAGCCCCAAGCTCTCATATCATCAATGGTTATGCGCATTCTAACGCTAGAGTGGGCGTGTTAATCACCATGAAATACAATAATGAGGAAAACGCTCCAAAAGTGGTTGAACTGGCTAGAAATATCGCTATGCATGCCGCAGCGATGAAGCCTCAAGTATTAGATTGCAAAGACTTTAGCCTTGATTTTGTCAAAAAAGAAACTTTAGCCTTGATCGCTGAAATTGAAAAAGACAATGAAGAGGCCAAACGATTGGGCAAGCCTTTGAAAAACATTCCCGCTTTTGGGAGCCGCATTGAATTGAGCGATGAAGTTTTAGCCCATCAAAAGAAAGCCTTTGAAGACGAATTGAAAGAGCAGGGCAAACCTGAAAAAATCTGGGATAAAATCGTTCCTGGAAAAATGGAAAGGTTTATCGCTGATAACACTCTTATTGATCAACGCCTGACCCTTTTAGGGCAATTCTATGTCATGGACGATAAAAAAACGATCGCTCAAGTCATTGCTGATTATTCCAAAGAATTAAACGATGCGTTAGAGATCACTGAGTATGCGCGTTTTGAATTGGGCGAAGGCATTGAGAAAAAGGCAGAGAATTTCGCTGAAGAAGTGGCTTTGCAAATGAAGTGA